The segment GGCATCATCCACGACGTCGCCGGCGCGGGCGCTTTCGACTTCATCCTCGAGCGGCTTTCGGACGCCGCCGGCCACCGCCTCGAGATGGATGAAGCCGTCTATCGCTCCGAGGCGGAGACGGGGCATCGCAACCGCGCCATCGGCCATCTGCTGCGCAATGTCGGCGCCCTGAAAGGCAACGTCGACGACGTCGTCGATCTCTACTTCCGCCAATGCTCGATTCTGGTGACCGCGAGCGACCTCGCACGCATGGGAGCAACGCTGGCGCATGTCGGCGAAAACCCGGTCACAGGCCGGCAAGTGTTCGACCTGATGGCGGTGCGCAACACGCTGGCCGTGATGTTCACCTGCGGCATGTACGATTATTCCGGCAACTGGGCCTATGACGTCGGCGTGCCGGCCAAGAGCGGCGTCGGCGGCGGCATTGTCGGTGTCGTCAACCGCCAGCTCGGCATTGGCAGCTTTTCGCCACGCCTCGACGCCAAAGGCAATTCGGTGCGCGGCATTGCCGCCTTCAAGGACATCGGCGACGAGCTCGGCCTGCATCTCTTCGATTGCTCGAACGCCGGCTCCGCGTTCGTCCGCCCGTTTCTTAAATAGTCGGAAGCGGCCTATTCCGGCTGAAAATTCATCGCCACGCCGTTGATGCAATAGCGCAGATGTGTCGGCGGCGGACCGTCCGGAAAAACATGACCCAAATGGCTGCCGCAGCGGCTGCAATGCACCTCCGTGCGGGCCATTCCATAGCTGCGATCCTCCGACGTCTCGACCGCGCCCGGCACCGGATCGTTGAAGCTCGGCCAGCCGGTGCCGCTCTCGAACTTCGTCTTGGCGCGGAACAAAGTCTGGCCGCAGCCGACGCAGGTGAAGCTGCCGGCGCGCTTCTCGAAGTTTAGCGCGCAGGAGCCCGGCCGTTCGGTGCCGTGCCCGCGCATGACCTGGTATTGCTCCGGGGTCAGCAGCTTGCGCCATTCGGCATCGGTATGGGTGACGGGAAATTGCTTTGCATCCATGCCTCTCACTCCCTTTACGCATTTCGACGTGTATTACGCCGATCGCACCGATTTTGTTACAGCCGCGCCGCCCTAGTCGGTCAGGATCAAGAGCAGATCCTTGGCGTCGACCGAATTGCCGGCGGAGACGAGAATCTCCTGCACCGTCCCGTCCTTCGGCGCATGAAGCGCGGTCTCCATTTTCATCGCCTCGATGGTCAGCAGCACGTCGCCCGCCTTGACCGCCTGTTGCGGCTTGACCGACAGCGTCGAGACGAGCCCCGGCATGGGCGCGGCGATGTGATTTTCGTTGCCCTCTTCCGCCTT is part of the Methylovirgula ligni genome and harbors:
- the glsA gene encoding glutaminase A, with translation MQEETSYGIGNVLNAAYARHRDNVAGAPADYIPELAAVDPNRFGIAVATVDGALHKIGDADYPFTIQSISKAFVYCLALELIGRDAVLERVGVEPSGDAFNAIVFDPHTNRAFNPMVNAGAITVAGIIHDVAGAGAFDFILERLSDAAGHRLEMDEAVYRSEAETGHRNRAIGHLLRNVGALKGNVDDVVDLYFRQCSILVTASDLARMGATLAHVGENPVTGRQVFDLMAVRNTLAVMFTCGMYDYSGNWAYDVGVPAKSGVGGGIVGVVNRQLGIGSFSPRLDAKGNSVRGIAAFKDIGDELGLHLFDCSNAGSAFVRPFLK
- the msrB gene encoding peptide-methionine (R)-S-oxide reductase MsrB, translating into MDAKQFPVTHTDAEWRKLLTPEQYQVMRGHGTERPGSCALNFEKRAGSFTCVGCGQTLFRAKTKFESGTGWPSFNDPVPGAVETSEDRSYGMARTEVHCSRCGSHLGHVFPDGPPPTHLRYCINGVAMNFQPE